A genome region from Primulina eburnea isolate SZY01 chromosome 9, ASM2296580v1, whole genome shotgun sequence includes the following:
- the LOC140841986 gene encoding uncharacterized protein: MKRTTYYEAVAQVLDQWPIKKALTYSDVDITHPFLTLSRQQVEAHIVVYMTPQQEEHLRAEGQVNFNAQDDDTGEMYVMKLKWRGSYYNLIGKWGKVVRGKGLEVGQEIKLGWFNGCLHFSVPQQQIVTAPPIRAVTTHMMQDHWPIKKVLTPSDVDPNHPFLPLPRKSVEDHILMHWTPEERDSLRKVEQVSITARDYDTGDAHDMKLKWRGNYYNLIGKWANIIRHKGLGVGQEIRIRWVNNCLYFSVPEERYVPASSGHDIWPVKKALTLSDVDTNHPFLTLPGKAVEDHILFYWTPQAREQLRNEHQVGINARDDDTGDLYVMKLKWRGSYYNLIGKWGKIIREKGLQVGREIRVRWDNGCLIFSVPQ, from the coding sequence ATGAAGAGAACGACATATTACGAAGCTGTAGCTCAGGTGCTGGATCAATGGCCTATCAAGAAAGCACTCACATACTCTGATGTCGATATCACCCATCCATTTCTGACATTGTCTCGGCAGCAAGTTGAGGCTCATATCGTGGTGTATATGACTCCTCAACAGGAGGAACATTTAAGAGCTGAAGGCCAAGTGAATTTTaatgcacaagatgatgatactGGTGAAATGTATGTGATGAAACTGAAATGGCGTGGAAGCTATTACAATCTCATTGGAAAATGGGGAAAAGTTGTCCGAGGGAAGGGACTTGAAGTTGGGCAGGAAATCAAACTTGGGTGGTTTAATGGCTGTTTGCACTTTTCAGTTCCGCAACAGCAGATTGTTACAGCGCCACCAATCCGAGCTGTTACAACACATATGATGCAGGATCACTGGCCTATTAAGAAGGTATTGACACCTTCTGATGTGGATCCTAATCATCCTTTCCTTCCGTTGCCTCGCAAATCTGTTGAGGACCATATTCTCATGCACTGGACGCCGGAAGAAAGAGATAGTTTGAGAAAGGTAGAGCAGGTATCCATAACTGCACGAGATTATGATACCGGTGATGCTCATGACATGAAATTGAAGTGGCGAGGAAATTATTATAATCTTATTGGAAAGTGGGCGAACATAATAAGGCATAAAGGGCTCGGTGTTGGCCAAGAGATTAGAATACGATGGGTGAATAACTGCTTATACTTCTCAGTTCCAGAGGAGCGCTATGTCCCAGCATCATCGGGACACGATATCTGGCCTGTTAAAAAAGCTCTCACATTGTCCGATGTGGATACCAATCATCCTTTCCTTACTCTTCCCGGTAAAGCAGTCGAAGACCATATTCTTTTCTATTGGACACCCCAAGCTCGAGAACAATTGAGGAACGAACATCAAGTTGGTATTAATGCTCGGGATGATGATACTGGTGATTTGTATGTGATGAAACTGAAATGGCGTGGAAGTTATTACAATCTAATTGGTAAATGGGGTAAAATCATTAGAGAGAAGGGGCTCCAGGTGGGGAGAGAGATCAGGGTACGCTGGGACAATGGCTGCTTGATCTTTTCTGTTCCTCAATGA